In the Nothobranchius furzeri strain GRZ-AD chromosome 15, NfurGRZ-RIMD1, whole genome shotgun sequence genome, one interval contains:
- the LOC139063398 gene encoding CMRF35-like molecule 2 — protein sequence MEILCLFLLFQRSLQLWCDKSQITAHVGGEFTIACQYDTSRYLLSKKYWCRGSSRRTCEVLLDSDGVTKGSYTHRSHIVDARRRGLFVKVTQLQAKDSGEYWIGIDKIYADIMTSVTLKVTKVPVSKPRLWPLTSLVDRQTCWGESVIVRCESTKGTDISYAWYQRVLHEDVLHCHSPYLSLHCSTVTSSTDYFCSASNSVGSEQSDVLSVQVLVSANGNCIYAVNIPGERCFLGLIKPLASWYHSDDCG from the exons atggaaatactTTGTCTGTTTTTGCTGTTTCAGA GAAGCCTTCAGCTCTGGTGTGATAAAAGCCAGATCACAGCTCATGTAGGAGGAGAGTTTACGATTGCCTGTCAGTACGACACCAGCAGGTACCTGCTGAGTAAAAAGTACTGGTGCAGAGGCTCCTCCAGGAGAACCTGTGAGGTTTTACTGGATTCAGACGGTGTTACCAAAGGTTCCTACACACACAGGTCTCACATTGTTGATGCCAGAAGAAGAGGTTTGTTTGTGAAGGTCACACAGCTCCAGGCTAAGGACAGTGGAGAGTACTGGATTGGAATTGATAAAATATATGCTGACATCATGACTTCAGTCACTCTGAAGGTTACTAAAG TTCCAGTCTCCAAACCCAGACTTTGGCCCTTGACCTCCCTGGTGGACAGACAGACGTGTTGGGGAGAATCAGTAATTGTGCGCTGTGAATCTACAAAAGGCACAGACATTTCCTATGCCTGGTATCAGCGTGTTCTCCATGAGGACGTCCTGCATTGTCATTCTCCATATTTGAGCCTACACTGCAGCACGGTGACCAGCAGCACAGATTACTTCTGTTCTGCCAGCAACAGCGTGGGCAGCGAGCAGAGCGACGTCCTGTCTGTGCAAGTCCTGGTGTCTGCAAATGGCAACTGCATCTATGCTGTTAACATCCCAGGTGAGAGATGCTTTTTAGGACTCATCAAACCTCTGGCTTCATGGTACCACAGTGATGACTGTGGCTGA